A single genomic interval of Armigeres subalbatus isolate Guangzhou_Male chromosome 1, GZ_Asu_2, whole genome shotgun sequence harbors:
- the LOC134212173 gene encoding uncharacterized protein LOC134212173, with protein MARSTGFNREAVTTFFENLETIFEENQFSPDRIWNTDETGINTVPNRVSKVLAVKGSRQVSAISSAERGVNTTVMMTVSAAGQYLPPMFIFPRQRMNELLKIGAPAGSVFTCNPSGWSNVATCSTWFDHFLAHTRPTADAPVLLILDGHSSHTKNIEMIEKAARNNVRILSIPPHTSHKLQPLDVSVMGPLKTKYGQAVDHFLRRNPGKTVTVYDVAALVNEAFLDAATMQNAVSGFRATGIFPFDKRLFNDTDFVASIFLNTSGGSVDKAIQTETECVEVPRKEQSSSSKNNRPASQHTALNSQIMQADGHDTPVEISIVESTNAELGLECFDLNMSTGETEFVTIDPNIYYVLEENGIVKIHTVNDSSMHPSGSGVYPSVAGPSTYSVLSSNAVGTDFVLHPNLIVPKGISRKRKPKKDRREQSAELTSITYRNRLLQSTAEKEIKNIRKAQRRNKRKKDDPIGISDVLCPSCGICFSASADGRGWSMCIKCHAWYHSECVTFDQMVCGSCTQPVPV; from the exons ATGGCTCGCAGTACAGGATTCAACCGAGAAGCAGTGACgacgtttttcgaaaatttggagacaattttcgaagaaaatcagttttcgccGGACAGGATCTGGAATACAGATGAAACCGGCATTAATACG GTTCCGAACCGAGTATCCAAAGTTCTCGCTGTGAAAGGTAGCCGACAAGTTAGTGCTATTTCGTCCGCTGAGAGGGGAGTTAATACGACTGTTATGATGACTGTTTCCGCTGCTGGTCAATATTTGCCGCCGATGTTCATTTTCCCCAGACAACGAATGAATGAACTACTCAAGATAGGAGCTCCGGCGGGTTCGGTGTTCACATGTAATCCGAGTGGTTGGAGCAACGTAGCTACATGTTCAACGTGGTTCGACCATTTTCTGGCGCATACGCGACCGACCGCTGATGCACCGGTACTACTGATACTAGACGGACATTCGAGTCATACTAAGAACATCGAGATGATTGAGAAAGCGGCACGTAATAATGTTCGTATACTTTCTATCCCACCGCACACATCACATAAACTGCAACCTCTGGATGTGTCAGTAATGGGGCCACTTAAGACGAAGTATGGCCAGGCGGTTGACCACTTTCTGAGACGaaacccaggaaagacggtgactGTATATGACGTGGCGGCCTTGGTTAACGAAGCATTCCTCGATGCAGCTACCATGCAAAATGCTGTCTCGGGATTCCGAGCCACTGGAATTTTCCCATTCGATAAAAGATTGTTCAATGACACCGATTTTGTTGCTTCAATCTTCCTGAATACATCCGGTGGTAGCGTGGACAAAGCCATACAAACAGAGACAGAGTGTGTTGAGGTTCCCAGAAAAGAG CAAAGTTCGTCCAGCAAGAATAATAGACCTGCATCACAACACACTGCATTAAACAGCCAGATAATGCAAGCAGATGGGCACGACACGCCGGTAGAAATATCGATTGTCGAATCGACGAATGCAGAATTGGGATTAGAATGCTTTGATTTGAACATGTCAACCGGCGAAACTGAATTTGTAACGATTGATCCAAATATTTACTACGTTCTGGAAGAAAACGGCATTGTGAAGATCCACACGGTGAACGACTCATCCATGCACCCATCGGGAAGCGGCGTATATCCTTCTGTTGCTGGTCCTTCTACATACTCGGTACTGTCGAGTAACGCAGTAGGAACGGATTTTGTACTTCATCCGAACTTAATTGTTCCAAAAGGCATTTCACGAAAACGCAAGCCTAAGAAAGACCGACGAGAACAATCAGCAGAACTTACTTCGATTACATATCGCAATCGTTTGCTGCAGAGTACCGCTGAGaaggaaataaaaaacatcCGAAAAGCGCAGCGCCGGAACAAGCGAAAGAAAGATGACCCTATTGGTATTTCAGATGTTCTCTGTCCATCATGCGGTATTTGCTTCAGTGCATCAGCAGATGGCAGAGGATGGTCAATGTGTATTAAATGCCATGCTTGGTATCACAGTGAATGTGTTACGTTCGACCAGATGGTATGCGGATCGTGTACTCAACCTGTTCCTGTCTGA